TTTTTCCAGGACTTCCATTTGTGCAAGGGCTCATTGAAAACGATTGACCTTGTGCAAGTAGAAGCTCTAGAGAAAGGGAAAGCATGGTCTGTGGGGATGACACTTCCCTGCTCACTAGACTTGCACCTagtgagatctcccactattacaactgatctcctggtaacagagatcagttcccctggagaaaatggtcactttggcaattggtctctgtggcattgaagtccctcacctctccaaactctgatatcctcaggctccacctccaaaatctccaggtatttcccaaccttgagctggcaaccctagccattgccttcctctgcatagtgaccctgaaattccttggtggtcccccaccaaagtactaaccagggcccaccctacttgagatctaatgagatcaaagtacttgagatctaatgagatcagtcTGGGCATCAAGATCAGGATGAACATCTTAGTACctacaaacaaatacaaaaagcACCAGTTAAGCTTCATTCCCTGATATGGATGGCCTGGGctggcctgattttgtcagattatggaagctaagcagggttagcacTTGGATAGGAGTCTGCCCAGGAAGTTTagagtctctatgcagaggcaggcaatggcaaactaccctagGGTCTGTCATAGAGACTGTGAGTAGATGTCACTTTCTATCACCAAGCTACCAGGAGGAGGATGTAACTGTAATGAGAAGACACTGTTCCTAGATGCTGCTTCCTTCACTTTTGGCAGCTTAGAAACACTGAGTAGTGCTTCAGATGAAAACTTTAATTGATTAATGGGACAGAATGGGAGAAAGATTATTAATAAGCACTGTTAATGGAGAAATTGTTTGGTGGGCAAGCTTTTCTTCAACAGATGGGGATGGCTGCTGTAATCCATGACTTTGTTTACTGTGCTGTTATTTATCGGGGCTACTGCTCTTTCTATGCTTCAGGAGGTGTAGCCTATGATCACTAAACTAATGAAGCCAGGACACTATACTAATGGAGGCAGGACAGTGTGATCTCAGGTAGATTCTCCCATCATTTGAACTGGTGATCATGTACCACTATAGTAGATATTTATTCCATATCATGATTGCTAATTCTCAACATCAGCTCTGGCACAATCATGCAGATATTCTACAATCTGAGCAAAGAACTGTTATCTATGTGGTATATTGGTGGAACACTGGGAACACTTGAGATGTATGGTATATTTGTGAAATTCAAACCCCACCTCTTCATTTTCAGACATGAATGACTGTAAAAAATGTGCAGATGAGCACTATCCAAACACACATCAAAGTGTATGCATTCCCAAGGAGATCAGCTTCCTGTCCTATGAAGAGCCTTTGGgaatcattttaaacatttttacatTCTCCTTTGTCTTGCTTACAGCTCTGACAATAGTAATTTTTGTGAAGCACCACAACACTCCtatagtcaaagccaacaaccggagcctcACTTATAGTCTACTCGTCTCTCTGCTGCTGTGTTTCCTGTGTGCACTTCTATTCGTTGGCCCACCCCAGTGGGTGATGTGTCTCCTGCGACAAATGGCTTTTGGCATGGTCTTCTCTgtggctgtttcttgtgtgtTGGCAAAAACCATCACTGTAGTTCTGGCCTTCATGGCCACCAAACCAGGAAGCAGAATGAGGAAGTGGTTGGGGAAAAGACTGGCCAACTCCACAGTTCTTTCCTGCTCCCTCATCCAGGCAGGCGTTTGTACTTTATGGCTGATAACCTCACCCCCGTTCCCTGATGTTGACAAGCATTCAATGAGGAAAGAAATTGTACTTGTGTGTAACGAGGGGTCCGTGACTCTGTTTTACTGTGTCCTGGGCTACATGGGCATTTTGGCCCTCGTGAGCCTCACCGTTGCTTTTCTTGCCAGGAAGTTACCGaacagtttcaatgaagccaaatTCATTACTTTTAGCATGTTgttgttctgcagtgtttggctctcCTTCATCCCAACATACCTGAGCACTAAGGGGAAATACATGGTCgttgtggagatcttctctatcctGTCTTCCTCTGCTGGCTTGCTAGCTTGCATCTTTTTCCCAAAATGTTATATTGTTCTCTTGAGATCTGAACTAAACAGCAGGGAACACCTAATAAAGAAGTAATACTGAAGAATGTGTGTGTCATGTTCTTTAATCTGCTGTCCAGAGGAATGCGTGTCATGTAATATTTTCCTGAGATTTTTTCTCTTAGcagctcctccatttttatcaaCTCCAAAAGTGTCAAAGTgctccctatttttttttaataagaaataAATCAAACATGTATAAAATGGAAATGGTCATTTCTAATCCattcttttccattttttctcAGCTTCCTTTCCAGTGCCTCTTGATGAAACTCACAAACTCTTCTTTGGTTTCAGAAGAGTTTATGGTTCTTTGGTAGTTGTATTTACTGAGAAGAAACTTATCGGTCAGTTCTGGTGGAAATGCAGTCCTCAAATGTTTCAGGGCAATTTGATGAGTACATTTTTGACAAGATTGAAATCATGTTATCATGTTCCAACATGAAATCATGTTATCATGTACCAACATGTGGAGGATTTGGTAGACATAATAGTGAGAAATTCACTTTAACCTGAGTCCCTAAGTAAGATCCCCATAACAGTGACTTTTATTCAAGTTATCTAACTGGGATCAAGTCCTCTTCCATCATGTCAGAGTGCTGTATAAAGCACTCTATATGACTTTCTTCTCCATTAATTGATGCTCAGTTAGCATTCTTAAGTTTATGTAGTAGAACCAGAGGGCTAAAAGCCACCTTTCACAGGCTTTGTTTTACTGAACTGTTCCCAAACTTCACCAGAGCTTCAGTGTGAGAGCTTCATGATCTCCTCCTGGTATTAACTGCATGAATCTTTGGCTTTCCAGCCCGTATTCACTGATCTTCAAGTTCTGTTTTCAGTCCACCTCTTTCCTGTCAACTGCCCTTTTCCTTGTTGCACTTTTCAAGATTTGAGTGCTCTTCTGGATAAGTGACACACGTTGCTCAAAACTCACGCCTGTGTAACCTTTCCAACACACAGTTTGCAGTTGGTGATGGAGGTTTTCCCCCAGCCTACTCACCATTCCTTTGTCCTTTCCTCttgtccagctagggttgccaggtccctcttcgccaccggcaggatgtttttggggcaaagcagggtttttgggaggggatggacttcaatgccatagagttcaattgccaaaggggccattttctcctggtgaactgatctctatcggcaggagataggttgtaatagcaggagatctccagctagtacctggaggttggcaaccttaggtccaGCATagggtagtgattaagagcagtggactttaatctgaagaaacgagtttgattccccacatctccACAGAAATCCTCAAGTTATATTGTTTCAATCGCTCTGTAGACCCTTCTTGTATAAttctaaattaattttaaatgtgGTTTATTGGTTATGTTTTTTATTGccgattttaatggttttattttctTGCTTGTAAGTAAGGTGTaactcacagggttttcaagagaagagacaTTCGGAGATGATTTTTAGGGCTGAGCACAtttccccagtatttttcaggtttaataaacccgaaaattttcaaaaattccAAACAGCCGAATAtaatggatttggcttttttggggaaaaaaattggtttattaaacttgaacctgaaaaatatgcaGTGCAGAGTATTTGGCATTATTCACGatccacttcttcagctcactttaCTTTCGTCATTTTTTTTACcaattctgagagaacggtgacaggcccatggtcacccagcaggcttcatgtggaggagtggggaatcaaatccggttctacatattagattccaccgctacaccactctggtacTGCAACAGGCGGGCTCTCAGCCAAAGATTATACCTGTCCAAATTATATTCTCATGTAGGCCagtaacaatgcattcctaaagGGGGAGCAAATGgtcttaggaggcagcatgacccctatgctggtgtcTGTGGAGAAATTTTACAGCCtaaagtcactgggggtgtgtgggggaggtagttgtgaatgtccaacattgtgcagggagttggactagatgacccaggtggtcccttccaactctatgattctaagattgtatgattctatggtcttaggaggcagcatgacccctatgcAGGTGTCTGAAGAATTTTTACAGCTTGAAGTATTTTTTTGCCTTTTGCAGGTGCAGAGTGCACTCCCCTGCAAAATCCTCTTTCCAAGGACAGGTTGTCAGACTAGCTAAATTAGTTCATGCACTTCAGCTGGAAACCTAGTAAGGGAGGGGGGACTCACTCACACCCTGGAAAGTTCCTTGAATGGCTGGTTGGTTCCTATGGTTTGTTGTCGAGATCAGGAGGTTAGGGGCAGCTTTCTCCATAAGTGTAGCTAATGAGAAGAACTTCCCTTCATCCTTTCCCCCTTACCCCTCCTTGTTGCCAGAAAGACACTTGTATTAAACTCTGGATACTGTTCGACTCACGAACCAGACTCACGAACCAACTATGCTGCATTAGGTCACCAGTAAGTAGAGAACTAGTTGTCTTTATTATTTTCTGCGCATCCTGCTACCATTGAACTGTATGCCTTGTTTTTGAATACCTTGTCTAGCTTTCTTCAATAAAGCCCTACTTAGCTTTATGGTGTGTTTTCTTCAAAGAGTTTCTGGTACCAAAGCCAGATGAGCTTAGTTGCAATACCACACCTTGGCAGGGACAGCCATGACACAAGTTTTCTTCTGCCATTCCCCATGGAATCCTCAACTCTGAAGCTATGATTCTTGTCCTTTTCATTATCTCAAAGTAAGTAATTATGTCCCTTGTTCAATTCCCAAGGGCTCATTATCAATACCTTAGCATAGTATGTGAGGTAAGGTCTAAAAACAACCTCAAGCATTCCAGTCTTGTAATAAGGATTGTGAATGCATCAATCCACAGATCTGATGTCAGATATATTATAGCTTACACTCAAAGATTCAGATGGAGTAAGATCTTCTCAAGTAAGACTGCTGTAATGATAGAGCTGCAATGCTGGGGATCATAGGACCAACAAGAAAAtagaattaagaaaaaaaaatcttatttcctCTTTACACAATTTCTCCTTGAAAACCAATAGTCATTTTCCCTCTCTGAAGGAATGTGGAGTTTGTTTCTAATACATTTCATCTTGATTGAAGAAAAATTGGAAGAAAGGAGGTgtaggaagggaggttctgccaaatttcagaatttcactctgtgcatgctcagagatAGTCAATGTCTTCCTGAACTTTCCTGTCATCCTgctacagcacacacacaccccccgagTTGTGTAAAATAAAACAACTGTGAGGACTGAAGTTGCCAAAAGGTACATTGATTTCTCTGCAAAGGGAAATGGAAGAGAGGTCacacttttaaaagagaaaaaagagagtaAGAGGACTCAAACCCATatctttaaaaatgtctttttgGAAAAAGAGGAACGTATGTAAGAAATTACCCTCTCTGAAACTACACTAGAAAAAAACAATGGGAGATGGGTTAGTGCTCTCAGAATTGCAGTCAAAACAATCCATCAGTACCCAAAACCAAATAATCCAAAAAACTTTGAATTCTATAGTCAGTttataaaaaggaaaggaaagggttcCAGACTTTACAGAACAGATAAGAGAACTAGAACAGGCACTTAATAAAGCCATCCGTTCTTGTCATTCATTATGATACCTAGAAGGAAGTAATTTTGTTGTGTTAAGCCTCTCCATCTGGAGCTGCATTATTGTGTCAAATGAATGAGGAGTTGTGTATTGTGCCCTAGCTTATGAAGAACCATCCCTGCTTTTCTTTCCGGACTCAAATAAAACAGGTATTATATCAACATTTCCCATTCTTTTAGTTCATGTCTGTCTCCATAGCGTCATGTTATAACTGTTCATCTGCGCATTGATAAAGCACTTCTAATTAGAACCCTTGATCTGATTGTCCAGATGATGACACAAACATCATTTCTGTGCATCATTTTCCTCCTGCACACAAGGACTTTCACTCAATGCAGCAGCAGAAGCCCACACTCTCCACTTCATGAGCTTCACCAGCCAGGGGACCTCTTTGTGGGTGGCATCGTTTTTCATGCCTTCATCTTGTCCCAGCCAATAGACTTCACAGACTATCCCCCACCTACTTGTTCTGAAGATATTACGTAAGCAGTTAACTCTTTTGAATTTcctctttcattttcatttcatttcattaacctttattggcataccaaaagacagagataaaaaacaacaacaatatacctccaaagggcaataatTTCCTCTTTCATTTCTGGGGGAAAGGGGTAGAAAGGTTTGCAAACCTACACTGAAATGGACGCTGGAAAACACCATTGTATTATAGCAATAGCTTTCCAACGTCAGATCAACATTGACACAAAACTGCATTtgcttcattttaaatgaaaatgcaCCTCTCGTTGTAGTGTCCTGACTAAGAATTATCAGCACATCCTAGCTTTTGTATTTGCTGTGAAAGAGCTCAATGAAAACCCAAAGATCTTACCCAATGTCACTCTGGGAGTCCACATCTATGACAGTTATTTTCATGCTGAATGGACCTATCAATCCACAATGCGACTCCTCTCCACACCAAGGAGATTTGTCCCCAACTACAAATGTGACTTCCAGAACAACCTCTTAGCTGTCATTGGTGCACTAGATGCACCGATCTCCCTTGATGTGGCAGTCATCTTGCATATctacaagattccacaggtaggaagtctctctgtgtgtttcaTTTCTGTGTAGATTTCTTTTCAAAATGTCCCCCACTGCACACACATGCAAGAGAACATACACATGCACACTTATTTCACATTAAGTATCTTTTCACTGACAGCTATGCAGAATGGCATTTAAAGGATCTCCCCCTTAGTCATGCACCtctctgtattgttttataaatTTCTCTTCATAATGTGAGCTGTGGGAACAAGGAATGAATGAAAATTATTTCACTGGGTTCTGCTTTGCAATATGATtttcaatataatataatatatttgCTTTGCAATATAATATAAAATGCCAACAATACTAGACATCTTTTCCCTACCCAATATTTATTTTTAGCTCATCTATGGCTCCACTCCGGTAATGAATGATAAAATCCCTGGTCTGCTCTTCTACCAGATGGCTCCAAAAGAGTCTCTACAGTATATAGCTATTTTAAAATTACTTCTGCATTTTAAGTGGACGTGGATTGGGATCCTTTACGCAGATGATGAAAATGGGCAGAGATTTGTGCAATCTGAATTGGAGCTTTTCCCCCAGAATGGTATCTGTGTTGCCTTCATGGAAAGATTCCCCGACTCACCCTTTCTCTCTGGACATGAGGATAATCTGCTAAAGGGGGCAAAAATATACATTAAAGTCATGGGAAGCAAAGCCAATGTATTGGTAGTTTATGGAAAATCCTATAGCATGGTATATTTGAGATGGTTGCCCTACTTCTCAGAATTTGAAAACATGCCACAGAAGGGGAAAGTGTTGATAATGACAGCTCAGATGGAGCTCAATTCATACACCTATCAAAGGACTTGGGGTACGGACATCATTCACGGTGCCCTGTCCTTCACCGTACATTCCAGTGATCACCCTGGATTTCGACAATTTGCAGACAGCAGAAACCCTTCCAGCACAAAAAATGATGGTTTTATCAGGGATTTCTGGCAACAGGCCTTTGGCTGTAGATTCACAAATTCTACTCCAGACAACATCAACAATGACATCTGCACTGGGGAGGAAAAGTTGGAAAGCCTTCCCGGGCCTttctttgaaatgagcatgactggccACAGTTACAGCATCTACAACTCTGTCTATGCTGTGGCCCATGCTTTCCATGCCATGCTCTCATCTAGACTCGAAGGCAGAGCAGTAGTTGATGGAGGAGGTTTGAAACTTCATGTTCAAGGGTGGTGGCAGGTAATGTGGAACAACATCTGGGTTTTGAACTATAAACCATCTTTATTTGTAATAAACAGATTCTCCAAATGCTTCCTGGGGTAATCTTTCATTCTTCCGTAGTTTTCCACCAAGACATGATAAATATTTCTTGTTTCCATCAACAGACATTGTATTCCTCTTTGTGATTTGTGAGCTTTCTGCTCGTAATGTTGATACTTTATGAGATTTCCCTTCCTACTTCTACAATCTGAAGATGATAAAATAAGTGTTCTTGGTCAATCACACCCTTTTCAACCCCAGTACATGCATGACATCATTCTGGTGTGGCCACTATCaaacatgaagaaaaaaaaatgattctGAGATTGTACATTCTTGACATCACTTTGTTTTCTGTGCTTCTCTGTCTCCTTTCTTgaggcacttcccccccccccaggaataagACAGAATCTACAGCTAACACCGCAAAATGGGCTTGTCTGAACTCCTTTCATCCTTAGGCATCCAAGGGTACTCTCCAAGCTTTCCTCTTTCTTACGTTAAAACCATATATTTCTGCTAATCTAGTTAGGATTTTGCCAGTGAAAACAAGACCTACTTAAATACCAGCTTCACCACAGGCTGGAATGGTGAAGCATGTGAGAAAGAGGGGCAATCTTGCCCATTTTGGTGGATTTCCCTCCAAATTCCTGCTTGGTTCAAAAGCAACCAGAAATATATGATGAGTTTCATTTTAGAGAACGGTAAATGTATAACTGTTTTTCAgggggcagctgtgttggtcttcagTCGAGgagctaaattcaagtccagttgcACTTTAGAGACCAGTAAAATTTGCAGTGTAAACTTTTGAGACTAAaaattcccttcatcagatacatgtaGGAACTAGTCATTTTTGGTGAATATATATGTGCatgagaaagaaagacagagagaaagagagagggagaaagacagaGTGATTTACTCCCTACTCAAGTCAATGAGTCATTATTTCTGAATGATGGACCATCCATTATAGATAGACAGAAAAATATAGGGATGGACATGCAGATATATAAAATATGAATCTGGTTATCAGTACAACTACAAGCCCCAGCATATACGTACACTGCACAGGAAACCAGATTCTTCGACTAACCTGTGCCTCTGTGCATCTCTGCATAGATTTGAAACAGAATATTGAAATTGGCAAGAAGAGTGACTCAAAACTCTTACATCCAAGAAATCTGAGAATGAATAGGAAACTGTGAAAAACAAGACTACACTATTATTTGAAGCATAACACCTTccagggaggaaaaaaaccaCTGAAATTTGTATTCGTCCAGTGCAGGGTTTTTTGTGAAATGTTCAGCACACCAATTGCTGTCTTTGGGACATTCTTATTTTCCCTTTCCAATCTAGCTCCATCACTTTCTGAGAGGCATTTCATTCAACAACAGTGTTGGGGACAAGGTTTGCCTCAATCAAAATGGGGAGTTAGCAGCTGGATTTGATATTATAAACTGGGTTTTCTCCACCAACAAGTCCTTTCAGAGAGTGAAAGTTGGGAGGATGCATCCACACCTTCCTCCAGACCAAATGTTTACCATCGATGAGGATGTAATCACATGGCACACCATGTTTAACCAGGTAAGATGCAACTTTGGGTAATCAGGGAAGTCTTCCACCTCTGAAACAGTACAGTCCAAAGTTAATTTTATTGGACAGTGCCAAGCATCTATGAAATCATGACtgctttaaaaacacaaacacacacatacaatcccTACAGTATACTAACTGATGtgacaaaatgagaagccacaatATTCTGCCCTGATTCTTGTGTGAAAATACTAACAGATCTTGCAAAAGGGAATGTAGCATAGACACTGCAGATAATGAACTGGTGCAGACTTTCCTAGCATTGAATGTGATGACTTTCCAACACACATTTGGTTCTACTAGTCCAGCTTCTTTCAAACTGGGGTCcgaggacccctgggggtctaTGAGTGTCTTCCAGGTGATCTGCCATTAtaaggagaggagaggagcctTTAGCATGCCATCTAGCTAAAATGAAAATGGAACCCTTTGGTTTTCAAGGAATATGCGCAGGGACTGTCCATGTCAGAAGAAAGGGATATAATTGGCTTCCTCCTCTTTCAGAGGTCAGGAGTTCCTAGAGCTGCTGTTGCCTGCAGTCATTAGCTTCTGAGCCACATCAGAGCACTGGCCAGGAAACACATGGACTGGTTGCTGTGAAACCATTGTTCAGCTCTAGGAACTCTAATGGCTTGTGTGGCACCAAAGAAATACAGCCCTGTTGCAGTTATACTAGTTTCCTTCAGCATAAAAGTGAaatgtcagtgtggtatagtgactaGAGTGTTTGACAAGGATCTGAGAGACCTTGGgtcaaaccccactctgccatggaagctcactgggtgatgggGTGCCAGCTCTGTCTTGAGAAAATCCTGGATATTTAGGAATGGTAtccagggaggggggagtttggggatgggagccaGCTCAGTGAGAATCTGATGTCACCCtagcttctgtttctcccagattCTATGgtatactgtcgaaggctttcacggtcagagttcattggttcttgtgggttattcgGGCTGATaacccacggttacacagcccggataacccacaagaaccaatctatggtataccattgagtcagccctctgaagctgccatttcctacaggaaactgatttctgtcatttggcgatcagttgtaattcccagagaattcctggccccacctggagatcagtaaccctactggatgaccttaggcaagtcatactctctcacCCTTACTCTGTATCCACAGGCAATAACAGCCAATGGAGATTTTCATTTGTGTACAGCAAACTTAAGATTTTGTGTGAAGCTGGTCTTCTGTTTGCTTATGCAACTTTGCATTCATTATTCCCAGTCTTACAATTCTCctcccacattctggtattagaTACAGCCTCTGTCCGTATGCAGTGATAGTTGCCATCCTGGATataggaagaaaagaaaagaaggggagccattttgctgctacGATTGcattccatgtccagaagggaagatttcaGATAATAAAGGTAAGCTTTAACAAACAGATTTGCTGAGTTTCAGAAAAACGTGggtctaaaacaaaaacaaaaaaacaaatcagagcgAACTTTCTTTTTGGGTTGCAAAGTCAATGTAATTTTcacaaggggaagaagaagaggaattgttGACATACCTCTGATATGGATGTAGGTGTGTAGGTATTTGACCCTGGTTACACCCAGATTCAACAATTAAAAGTACAATTTATCCTAGTAAGCCAAATGATCAAGCCTTGGACTCTATGAATAAGTTCCATTGTTCACTAGATAGACTCTGCTGTGGAGCACACTTCCTCTTTTGCCAGGACTTCCATTTGTGCAAGGGCTCATTGAAAACGATTGACCTTGTGCAAGCAGAAGCGCTAGAGAAACGGAAAGCATGGTCTGTGGGGATGACACTTCCCTGCTCACTAGACTTGCACCTAgcgagatctcccgctattacaactgatctccaggtgacagagatcagttcccctggagaaaatggtcactttggcaattggactctatggcattgaagtccctcccctctccaaactctgacctcctcaggttccacctccaaaatctccaggtatttcccaacctcgagctggtaaccctagccattgccttcctctgcatagtgaccctgaaattccttggtggtctcccaccctactactaaccagggccaaccatacttagcttctgagatctaacgagatcagttTGGGCCATCAGGATCAGGATGAACATCTTAGTACCTACAATTAAATACAATGAGCACCAGTTAAGCTTCATACCctgatggcccgggctagcctgatcttgtcagatcatggaagctaagcagggtcagcacttggataGGAGTCTGCCCAGGAGGTTTAgtgtctctatgcagaggcaggcaatggtaaatcacctctATTCTTCTTGTGCCTTAAAAACCCTGGGGGACTGTCATGGGGACTGTGAGTAGGTGTCACTTTCAACCACCAAGCTACCAGGAGGAGAATGTAACTGTAATGAGAAGACACTGTACCTAGATGCTGCTTCCTTCACTTTTGGCAGCTTAGGGACACCGAGTAGTTCTTGAGATAAAAACTTTACTTGATGAATGGGACAGCATTGGAGAAGGATTATTAACAAGCACTGTTAATGGAGAAATTGTTCGGTGGGCTGGGCAAGCTTTTCTTCAACACATGGGGATGGCTGCTGTAATCCATGACTTTGTTTACTCTGCTGTTATTTATTGGGGTCACTGCTCTGTATATGCTTCAGGAGGTGTAGCCTATGATCACTAAACTAATGAGACAGGACACTATACTAATGAAGACTGAGGTACATTCTCCCATCATTTGAACAGGTGATCATGTACCACTATGGTAGATATTTATTCCATATCATGCATGCTAATTCTCAGCATCAATCTCTGGCACAATCATGCAGATATCCTATAATCTGAGCAAAGAACTGTTATCTATGTGGTATATTGGTGGAACACTGGGAACACTTGAGATATATGGTATATTTGTGAAATTCAAACCACACCTCTCCCTTTTCAGACATGAATGACTGTAAAAAATGTGCAGACGAGCACTATCCAAACACACATCAAAGTGTATGCATTCCCAAGGAGATCAGCTTCCTGTCCTATGAAGAACCTTTGGggatcattttaaacatttttacgTTCTCCTTTGTCTTGCTTACAGCTCTGACAATAGTAATTTTTGTGAAGCACCACAACACTCCtatagtcaaagccaacaaccggagcctcACTTATAGTCTACTCGTCTCTCTGCTGCTGTGTTTCCTGTGTGCACTTCTATTTGTTGGCCCACCCCAGTGGGTGTTGTGTCTCCTGCGACAAATGGCTTTTGGCATGGTCTTCTCTgtggctgtttcttgtgtgtTGGCAAAAACCATCACTGTAGTTCTGGCTTTCATGGCCACCAAACCAGGAAGCAGAatgagaaagtgggtggggaaaagactggCCAACTCCACAGTTCTTTCCTGCTCCCTCGTCCAGGCAGGCATTTGTACTTTATGGCTGATAACCTCACCCCCGTTCCCTGATGTTGACAAGCATTCAATGAGGAAAGAAATTGTACTGATGTGCAATGAGGGGTCCGTGACTCTGTTTTACTGTGTCCTGGGCTACATGGGCATTTTGGCCCTCGTGAGCCTCACCGTTGCTTTCCTTGCCAGGAAGTTACCggacagtttcaatgaagccaaatTCATTACTTTTAGCATGTTgttgttctgcagtgtttggctctcCTTCATCCCAACATACCTGAGCACtaaggggaaatacatggttgttgtggagatcttctctatcctCTCTTCCTCTGCTGGCTTGCTAGCTTGCATCTTTTTCCCAAAATGTTATATTCTTCTCTGGAGATCTGAACTAAACAGCACGGAACATCTAATAAGGAAGTAATACCGAAGAATGTGTGTGTCATGTTCTATATCTGCTGTCCAGAGGAATGTGCATCATGTAATATTTTCCTGAGATTTTC
This genomic window from Euleptes europaea isolate rEulEur1 chromosome 18, rEulEur1.hap1, whole genome shotgun sequence contains:
- the LOC130490483 gene encoding vomeronasal type-2 receptor 26-like, whose product is MTPMQVSEEFLQLERHVITVHLRIDKALLIRTLDLIVQMMTQTSFLCIIFLLHTRTFTQCSSRSPHSPLHELHQPGDLFVGGIVFHAFILSQPIDFTDYPPPTCSEDITVLTKNYQHILAFVFAVKELNENPKILPNVTLGVHIYDSYFHAEWTYQSTMRLLSTPRRFVPNYKCDFQNNLLAVIGALDAPISLDVAVILHIYKIPQLIYGSTPVMNDKIPGLLFYQMAPKESLQYIAILKLLLHFKWTWIGILYADDENGQRFVQSELELFPQNGICVAFMERFPDSPFLSGHEDNLLKGAKIYIKVMGSKANVLVVYGKSYSMVYLRWLPYFSEFENMPQKGKVLIMTAQMELNSYTYQRTWGTDIIHGALSFTVHSSDHPGFRQFADSRNPSSTKNDGFIRDFWQQAFGCRFTNSTPDNINNDICTGEEKLESLPGPFFEMSMTGHSYSIYNSVYAVAHAFHAMLSSRLEGRAVVDGGGLKLHVQGWWQLHHFLRGISFNNSVGDKVCLNQNGELAAGFDIINWVFSTNKSFQRVKVGRMHPHLPPDQMFTIDEDVITWHTMFNQIQPLSVCSDSCHPGYRKKRKEGEPFCCYDCIPCPEGKISDNKDMNDCKKCADEHYPNTHQSVCIPKEISFLSYEEPLGIILNIFTFSFVLLTALTIVIFVKHHNTPIVKANNRSLTYSLLVSLLLCFLCALLFVGPPQWVLCLLRQMAFGMVFSVAVSCVLAKTITVVLAFMATKPGSRMRKWVGKRLANSTVLSCSLVQAGICTLWLITSPPFPDVDKHSMRKEIVLMCNEGSVTLFYCVLGYMGILALVSLTVAFLARKLPDSFNEAKFITFSMLLFCSVWLSFIPTYLSTKGKYMVVVEIFSILSSSAGLLACIFFPKCYILLWRSELNSTEHLIRK